One Epidermidibacterium keratini DNA segment encodes these proteins:
- a CDS encoding SDR family NAD(P)-dependent oxidoreductase: MLQGRTALVTGAGNGIGRAVSLDLARHGVRVIGTGRTDESLQQTREILLREGLDMDIRVCDGASAVEVETLRHDLANERVSILVNNAGVAGPVAALTEVEVEDWDATFANNVRAVFLMCKAFIPGMVANRLGDVVNIASVSGKRPLPNRTPYCASKMAVIGLSTTLAWEVGEFGVKVNSLSPGPVDGPRIRSVLSAAAERTGGSYEDAAESFLSRTAMHRMLSEEEVAAGVRMVIETDGLTAADLDLSAGMVAR, from the coding sequence ATGCTTCAGGGACGCACCGCACTTGTCACCGGTGCTGGTAACGGAATCGGTCGAGCGGTATCGCTTGACCTGGCTCGCCATGGAGTGAGGGTCATCGGTACCGGTCGAACCGATGAATCCTTGCAGCAGACACGCGAGATTCTGCTGCGCGAAGGGCTCGATATGGACATCCGCGTCTGCGATGGCGCGTCAGCGGTCGAGGTCGAGACACTGCGTCATGATCTTGCCAACGAACGGGTGAGCATTTTGGTGAACAACGCCGGGGTCGCCGGTCCCGTCGCGGCGCTGACCGAGGTCGAGGTCGAGGACTGGGACGCCACATTTGCCAACAACGTGCGCGCCGTCTTCCTCATGTGTAAGGCGTTCATTCCCGGAATGGTCGCGAATCGACTGGGGGATGTGGTGAACATTGCGAGCGTGAGTGGGAAACGCCCGCTGCCTAACCGCACGCCGTATTGCGCATCGAAGATGGCGGTGATTGGCCTCAGCACGACCCTCGCATGGGAGGTCGGTGAGTTCGGCGTCAAGGTAAACTCGCTGTCACCGGGCCCTGTTGACGGTCCGCGAATTCGGTCCGTGCTGTCTGCGGCAGCTGAACGGACGGGCGGCAGTTACGAGGACGCGGCGGAGTCGTTTCTTTCGCGCACCGCGATGCATCGGATGTTGAGCGAGGAGGAGGTCGCTGCCGGGGTGCGGATGGTCATCGAGACCGATGGATTGACGGCCGCTGACCTCGATCTCTCAGCTGGCATGGTGG